The following are encoded in a window of Panicum virgatum strain AP13 chromosome 5N, P.virgatum_v5, whole genome shotgun sequence genomic DNA:
- the LOC120675370 gene encoding bifunctional nuclease-like isoform X3, giving the protein MEIINGAVLPRYAAVAAGTLTSDARVSGHLQLLRRVRLRGRAGGLQAECDSLPRRFFGPPSSRRHGRSDWGGWRARCSYGSSSDGDGAAAANFDASGEEFVDSSVIEAVELRSVSDGFEIKMRDGKNLRCVQNNPRVLRLRDSAPHHAIVLKMEDGSDLLLPIIVMETPSIMLLAALRNIRIPRPTIYNVVMEMTKRMGYEVRLVRITEMVHDAYYSRLYLAKVGDEEDTISFDLKPSDAINIAFRCK; this is encoded by the exons ATGGAGATCATCAACGGGGCGGTCCTCCCGCGGTacgccgccgtggcggcggGCACCCTGACCTCCGACGCGAGGGTCAGCGGCCATCTCCAGCTGCTCCGGCGCGTGCGCCTGAGGGGAAGGGCCGGGGGGCTGCAGGCGGAGTGCGACAGCTTGCCGCGCAGGTTCTTCGGCCCCCCGTCCTCGCGGCGGCACGGGAGGAGCGACTGGGGCGGCTGGCGAGCTCGCTGCAGCTACGGCTCGTcctccgacggcgacggcgccgcggccgccaacTTCGACGCCAGCGGGGAGGAGTTCGTCGACTCCAGCGTCATCGAGGCTG TTGAGCTCAGGAGCGTATCAGATGGTTTTGAGATAAAAATGCGTGACGGCAAAAACTTGAGATGTGTTCAGAACAATCCTCGCGTGCTAAGACTGCGGGACTCTGCGCCACACCATGCTATTGTGCTGAAGATGGAAGATGGAAGCGACCTTTTGCTCCCCATTATCGTCA TGGAAACACCAAGCATTATGTTGCTGGCCGCACTTCGGAACATTCGGATT CCAAGGCCAACTATTTACAATGTGGTAATGGAGATGACGAAAAGAATGGGATATGAG GTACGTTTGGTGCGGATTACGGAGATGGTCCATGATGCGTATTATTCTCGACTATATCTTGCTAAG GTTGGGGATGAAGAAGACACCATTAGCTTTGACCTCAAGCCATCAGATGCTATCAACATTGCTTTCCGGTGCAAG
- the LOC120675370 gene encoding bifunctional nuclease-like isoform X2 — MEIINGAVLPRYAAVAAGTLTSDARVSGHLQLLRRVRLRGRAGGLQAECDSLPRRFFGPPSSRRHGRSDWGGWRARCSYGSSSDGDGAAAANFDASGEEFVDSSVIEAVELRSVSDGFEIKMRDGKNLRCVQNNPRVLRLRDSAPHHAIVLKMEDGSDLLLPIIVMETPSIMLLAALRNIRIPRPTIYNVVMEMTKRMGYEVRLVRITEMVHDAYYSRLYLAKVGDEEDTISFDLKPSDAINIAFRCKLFANEEYVLRERPDYHL, encoded by the exons ATGGAGATCATCAACGGGGCGGTCCTCCCGCGGTacgccgccgtggcggcggGCACCCTGACCTCCGACGCGAGGGTCAGCGGCCATCTCCAGCTGCTCCGGCGCGTGCGCCTGAGGGGAAGGGCCGGGGGGCTGCAGGCGGAGTGCGACAGCTTGCCGCGCAGGTTCTTCGGCCCCCCGTCCTCGCGGCGGCACGGGAGGAGCGACTGGGGCGGCTGGCGAGCTCGCTGCAGCTACGGCTCGTcctccgacggcgacggcgccgcggccgccaacTTCGACGCCAGCGGGGAGGAGTTCGTCGACTCCAGCGTCATCGAGGCTG TTGAGCTCAGGAGCGTATCAGATGGTTTTGAGATAAAAATGCGTGACGGCAAAAACTTGAGATGTGTTCAGAACAATCCTCGCGTGCTAAGACTGCGGGACTCTGCGCCACACCATGCTATTGTGCTGAAGATGGAAGATGGAAGCGACCTTTTGCTCCCCATTATCGTCA TGGAAACACCAAGCATTATGTTGCTGGCCGCACTTCGGAACATTCGGATT CCAAGGCCAACTATTTACAATGTGGTAATGGAGATGACGAAAAGAATGGGATATGAG GTACGTTTGGTGCGGATTACGGAGATGGTCCATGATGCGTATTATTCTCGACTATATCTTGCTAAG GTTGGGGATGAAGAAGACACCATTAGCTTTGACCTCAAGCCATCAGATGCTATCAACATTGCTTTCCGGTGCAAG
- the LOC120674931 gene encoding subtilisin-like protease SBT5.3, whose translation MGRRGAGRVFLLALVLLLALQLQTPAAADKKPCVIFFQDFPASPFALLSTITNDFSILYEFSAIRGLALQIDDGFLTLLQKLPGVVRVIPGTLLRLRTTHSWDFLGLAEDGRETPAWSSAKLGADTIIGNIDTGVWSESQSFQDDGLGVPKGWRGICDRGSDPTFRCNNKLIGARFFSAGLQAEHWLAGDLPSKEDLSSPRDYVGHGAHTLSTAGGSLVRGAGAFGHGTGTAAGGAPRARVAAYKACYAVGCSDVDVLAAVLAAVADGVHVLSLSLGADEASDYLSDPIAIGTFFAVQSGVAVVCSAGNSGPRPGTVTNVAPWMFTVGASTMDRDFPAYVTFGGSISIEGQSLGASTLPLGQAYPIVSGENANAANQPASNSSLCLAGSLDPAKVTGKIVVCVRGENGRVEKGHVVKQAGGVGMALCNDAGYGDSVVADPHLVAAAHCSYSQCARLFTYLRSTDNPLGYINATDASFGVKPAPAMADFSSRGPNPVTPQILKPDITAPGVGVIAAYSGAVSPTELPFDDRRGVPYNIMSGTSMSCPHVSGIVGLLRTKYPSWSPAMIKSAIMTTATTVANDGNPIRDETGTEATPFSYGSGHVNPVDALDPSLVYDTTLADYTNFLCSLKLTHNPVQDLPVVALPNLSVNLSVSVLANLLLPLFNAAGEPCACSQGPYGRPEDMNYPSIAVPCLTGSTTVRRRLRNVGAPGKYRVTVTEPPGVKVTVAPDVLGFGVGEEKEFTVKLDVADAEAASNFAFGSIVWSDANGLDAYASGVSKAHRVRSPIVVRTKCG comes from the exons ATGGGGCGGAGAGGGGCCGGCCgcgtcttcctcctcgcgcTGGTGCTTCTTCTCGCCCTGCAGCTGCagaccccggcggcggccgacaaGAAG CCCTGCGTGATCTTCTTCCAGGACTTCCCGGCCAGCCCTTTTGCTCTGCTCTCAACGATCACCAACGA CTTCAGTATCCTCTACGAGTTCAGTGCCATCCGGGGCCTCGCGCTGCAGATCGACGATGGATTCCTAACGCTCCTCCAAA AGCTCCCCGGAGTGGTGAGGGTGATCCCAGGCACCCTGCtccggctccggaccacccacTCGTGGGACTTCCTCGGGCTCGCGGAGGACGGACGGGAAACCCCCGCTTGGTCGTCCGCAAAGCTGGGTGCGGACACAATCATCGGCAACATCGACACAG GCGTATGGTCGGAATCCCAGAGCTTCCAAGACGATGGCTTAGGCGTACCCAAGGGTTGGCGCGGCATCTGCGACAGAGGCTCCGACCCGACCTTCCGCTGCAACAA CAAGCTGATCGGCGCGAGGTTCTTCAGCGCGGGGCTGCAGGCGGAGCACTGGCTGGCGGGCGACCTCCCGAGCAAGGAGGACCTGTCCTCGCCGAGGGACTACGTGGGGCACGGCGCGCACACGCTGTCCACGGCGGGCGGCTCCCTCGTCCGGGGCGCCGGCGCCTTCGGCCACGGGACGGGCACGGCCGCGGGGGgcgcgccgcgggcgcgcgTGGCCGCGTACAAGGCGTGCTACGCCGTCGGCTGCTCCGACGTCGACGTCCTCGCGGCCGTcctcgcggcggtggcggacggcGTGCAcgtgctctccctctccctcggcGCCGACGAGGCCTCCGACTACCTCTCGGACCCCATCGCCATCGGCACCTTCTTCGCGGTCCAGAGCGGGGTCGCCGTCGTGTGCTCCGCCGGCAACTCGGGCCCGCGACCGGGCACGGTCACCAACGTGGCCCCGTGGATGTTCACGGTCGGCGCGAGCACCATGGACAGGGACTTCCCGGCGTACGTCACCTTCGGCGGCAGCATCTCCATCGAG GGGCAAAGTCTCGGGGCCAGCACTCTGCCCCTGGGCCAGGCGTATCCGATAGTCAGCGGGGAGAACGCCAACGCCGCAAACCAGCCTGCCAGCAACTC GTCCTTGTGCTTGGCTGGCTCCCTGGACCCTGCCAAGGTGACCGGCAAGATCGTCGTCTGCGTCAGGGGCGAGAACGGCAGAGTCGAGAAGGGGCACGTGGTCAagcaggccggcggcgtcggcatGGCCCTCTGCAACGACGCCGGCTACGGGGATTCCGTCGTCGCGGACCCGCACCTCGTCGCGGCGGCGCACTGCTCCTACTCGCAGTGCGCCCGGCTCTTCACCTACCTCCGCTCTACCGA CAATCCTTTGGGCTACATCAACGCGACGGACGCGAGTTTTGGGGTCAAGCCTGCGCCGGCGATGGCAGACTTCTCGTCCCGAGGGCCGAACCCCGTGACTCCTCAGATCCTCAAG CCCGACATCACGGCGCCGGGCGTCGGCGTGATCGCGGCGTACAGCGGCGCGGTCTCGCCGACGGAGCTGCCGTTCGACGACCGGCGGGGCGTCCCCTACAACATCATGTCCGGCACCTCCATGTCGTGCCCGCACGTCTCCGGCATCGTCGGCCTGCTCAGGACCAAGTACCCCTCCTGGAGCCCCGCCATGATCAAGTCGGCGATCATGACCACCG CGACCACCGTGGCCAACGACGGCAACCCGATCCGGGACGAGACCGGCACGGAAGCCACGCCGTTCAGCTACGGCTCAGGCCACGTGAACCCGGTCGACGCCCTGGACCCCAGCCTGGTGTACGACACCACCCTGGCCGACTACACGAActtcctctgctcgctgaagctCACCCACAACCCGGTCCAGGACCTCCCGGTGGTCGCCCTCCCGAACCTCTCGGTCAACCTCTCGGTCTCGGTCCTGGCCAACCTCCTGCTCCCGCTGTtcaacgccgccggcgagccgtgcGCGTGCAGCCAGGGACCGTACGGCCGCCCCGAGGACATGAACTACCCGTCCATCGCCGTGCCCTGCCTGACCGGCAGCACCACGGTGAGGCGCCGGCTGAGGAACGTCGGCGCGCCCGGCAAGTACAGGGTCACGGTGACCGAGCCGCCGGGGGTCAAGGTGACGGTGGCGCCGGACGTGCTCGGCTTCGGGGTCGGCGAGGAGAAGGAATTCACGGTGAAGCTGGAcgtcgccgacgccgaggcGGCTAGCAACTTCGCGTTCGGCAGTATCGTGTGGTCGGACGCGAACGGGTTGGACGCGTACGCCTCGGGCGTCAGCAAGGCACATCGCGTACGGAGCCCCATCGTGGTTAGGACGAAGTGTGGATAG